A section of the Tachysurus fulvidraco isolate hzauxx_2018 chromosome 7, HZAU_PFXX_2.0, whole genome shotgun sequence genome encodes:
- the LOC113660561 gene encoding C-type lectin domain family 4 member E-like, with the protein MCVLLLTAVTVLWVKYNILSREQDQLVHERSALHCVLLNIGWKVFRQNIYYISIEKKNWIEHREDCIKRGADLVIVNSREEQEFISKYSNTPDTEGTFKWVDSSPLTTEFWWVGEPNDVARNEDCVIISFRRAKSHISTWNDYNCGFSEVGICERNIFD; encoded by the exons ATGTGTGTCCTCCTGCTGACTGCCGTCACTGTGCTGTGGGTCAAATACAACATCCTGTCTAGAGAGCAAGACCAGTTAGTGCACGAGAGATCTGCACTGCACTGTGTGCTGTTAAACATTG GTTGGAAAGTTTTCAGacagaatatttattacatttctattgAAAAGAAGAACTGGATTGAGCACAGAGAGGACTGTATAAAGAGAGGAGCAGATCTGGTGATTGTAAACAGTAGAGAGGAAcag GAATTCATCAGTAAATACTCAAATACTCCAGACACAGAGGGGACATTTAAATGGGTGGACAGTTCACCACTGACCACTGA gTTCTGGTGGGTTGGAGAACCAAACGATGTTGCAAGAAATGAGGACTGTGTTATAATAAGCTTTAGAAGGGCTAAGTCTCACATCTCAACCTGGAATGATTATAACTGTGGCTTCTCTGAAGTTGGGATTTGTGAGAGGAACATATTTGACTGA
- the LOC113660557 gene encoding C-type lectin domain family 4 member E-like produces the protein MFCFCMEEMIRDDDYMTVVNYTVITDYESIETEDIKTKSHRQIQHTELNTAERNCYRLTAVCAVLMCVLLLTAVTVLWVKYNILSREQDQLEQERSALHRVLLKFGWRDFRQNIYYISTEKKNWTESREDCIMRGADLVIVNSREEQEFISKYSNGTRAWIGLTDTDKEGTFKWVDGSPLTTEFWWNGEPNDYKQREDCVITGHAKAKSNISTWADYPCNLLLADICEIKIFN, from the exons atgttttgtttctgcATGGAGGAGATGATAAGAGACGACGATTACATGACGGTGGTCAACTATACAGTCATAACCGATTATGAAAGCATCGAAACTGAGGACATCAAAACAAAGAGTCACAGACAAATTCAACACACAG AACTCAACACTgctgaaagaaactgttacagacTTACTGCAGTGTGTGCGGTGCTGATGTGTGTCCTCCTGCTGACTGCTGTCACTGTGCTGTGGGTCAAATACAACATCCTGTCTAGAGAACAAGACCAGTTAGAGCAGGAGAGATCTGCACTGCACCGTGTGCTGTTAAAATTTG GATGGAGAGATTTCAGacagaatatttattacatttctactgaaaagaagaactggactgagAGCAGAGAGGACTGTATAATGAGAGGAGCAGATCTGGTGATTGTAAACAGTAgagaggaacag GAGTTCATCAGTAAATATTCCAACGGTACTCGAGCTTGGATTGGTCTGACTGACACAGACAAAGAGGGGACATTTAAATGGGTGGACGGTTCACCACTGACCACTGA GTTCTGGTGGAACGGAGAaccaaatgattataaacaaagAGAGGACTGTGTTATAACAGGCCACGCAAAGGCTAAGTCTAACATCTCGACCTGGGCTGATTATCCCTGTAACCTCCTTTTAGCTGACATTTGTGagataaaaatatttaactga
- the LOC113660591 gene encoding CD209 antigen-like protein C, with amino-acid sequence MIKADCTKTELSADNKSADLKDIEDLYEDMTGYRKRTLTRASKPDAVRRRIYRLTVVCALLQCVLLLSAITVLWVKHNKEKDQLEKERSALHKVLLNLGSVLGWRVFRQNIYYISTEIKSWNESRQDCIKRGADLVIINSTEEQGFISKYSNGTEAWIGLTDTDTEGAFKWVDGSPLTTEFWWNGEPNDYENEDCVITGYTKAKSNISTWADYPCNHPVVGICEMKIFN; translated from the exons ATGATTAAAGCAGATTGTACCAAGACAGAACTTTCAGCAGACAACAAATCAGCTGACTTAAAAGACATTGAGGATTTATATGAAGATATGACTGGATACCGTAAGAGAACTTTGACtcgag CTTCTAAACCAGACGCTGTAAGGAGGAGAATTTACAGACttactgtggtgtgtgcgcTGCTGCAGTGTGTTCTCCTGCTGTCTGCCATCACAGTGCTGTGGGTCAAACATAACAAAGAGAAAGACCAGTTAGAGAAGGAGAGATCTGCACTGCATAAAGTACTGTTAAATCTTG GATCTGTACTAGGATGGAGAGTTTTCAGACAGAATATCTATTACATTTCTACTGAAATAAAGAGCTGGAATGAGAGCAGACAGGACTGTATAAAGAGAGGAGCAGATCTGGTGATCATAAATAGTACAGAGgaacag GGGTTCATCAGTAAATATTCCAATGGTACTGAAGCTTGGATTGGTCtgactgacacagacacagaggggGCATTTAAATGGGTGGACGGTTCACCACTGACCACTGA gttttGGTGGAACGGAGAACCAAATGATTATGAAAATGAGGACTGTGTTATAACAGGCTACACAAAGGCTAAGTCTAATATTTCAACCTGGGCTGATTATCCCTGTAACCACCCTGTAGTTGGGATTTGTGAGATGAAAATATTTAACTGA